A stretch of the Candidatus Limnocylindrales bacterium genome encodes the following:
- a CDS encoding alpha/beta hydrolase yields the protein MTIAPQWFTEALADAPAESTVQVEGCRIHYLSWGGQAKPGLLLIHGGAAHAHWWSFLAPLLARDYHVVALDLSGHGDSGRRELYPREIWAVEAMAVCKHAGLDRHGPPIIIGHSLGGFVTMVAASLYGDRMAGAMIVDSPVTKPDPESQEGRQGRAFRNPKVYPSLEEAVTHFHLIPAQPCDNAYIVEHVARNSLKKVEAGWTWKFDPVVFERVSLKPMSDYLADTRCRIAILRGELSNLVPPETGQYMYELLDRNAPIIEIPQAHHHLILDQPLAFIAAARALLADWEHSLPRKKKS from the coding sequence ATGACGATCGCGCCCCAATGGTTTACCGAGGCTCTGGCCGACGCCCCTGCCGAAAGCACCGTGCAGGTGGAGGGCTGCCGCATCCACTACTTGTCGTGGGGAGGCCAGGCGAAGCCGGGCCTGCTGCTCATCCACGGCGGCGCCGCGCACGCGCACTGGTGGAGCTTCCTGGCGCCGCTGCTCGCGCGCGACTACCACGTCGTCGCGCTCGATCTCAGCGGCCACGGCGACAGCGGCCGCCGCGAGCTTTATCCGCGCGAAATATGGGCGGTGGAGGCGATGGCGGTGTGCAAGCACGCCGGCCTGGACCGGCACGGGCCGCCCATCATCATCGGGCACAGCCTGGGCGGATTCGTGACGATGGTGGCCGCCTCGCTGTACGGCGACCGCATGGCCGGCGCGATGATCGTCGATTCGCCGGTGACCAAGCCCGATCCGGAGAGCCAGGAGGGCCGGCAAGGCCGCGCCTTCCGCAATCCCAAGGTCTATCCGTCACTGGAGGAGGCGGTCACGCACTTTCACCTCATCCCGGCGCAGCCCTGCGACAACGCCTACATCGTCGAGCACGTCGCCCGCAATTCGCTCAAGAAGGTGGAGGCGGGCTGGACCTGGAAATTCGATCCCGTCGTGTTCGAGCGCGTCTCGCTCAAGCCGATGAGCGACTATCTCGCCGACACGCGCTGCCGCATCGCCATCCTGCGCGGCGAGCTCAGCAACCTCGTTCCGCCCGAGACCGGCCAGTACATGTACGAGCTGCTCGACCGCAACGCGCCGATCATCGAGATCCCGCAGGCGCATCATCACCTGATCCTGGATCAGCCTCTGGCGTTCATCGCCGCGGCGCGGGCGCTGCTGGCGGACTGGGAGCACTCGCTGCCGCGCAAGAAGAAGAGCTGA
- a CDS encoding M18 family aminopeptidase, which translates to MAEIVRDLLSFLDASPTPYHAVAETLRRLENAGYRRVREQDAWDVEAGDRCYVTRGGSIIAFEIGHAELCDAGFRIIGSHTDSPNLRLKPRPDVRSHGYRQLAVEPYGGVLLHTWLDRDLGLAGRVSLAAGDEPRSVLVDMRRPIARVPSLAIHLSRELHSDGLKLNAQTHLPPVLGLETCTELGALLAEELEAQGEEAVDAEDVLGFDLMFYDLQPAAIAGVGGDFIHSARLDNLESCHAGLSALLSAAESGESPFTRVLVLYDHEEVGSRSAHGAAGPFLLDVLDRITILTSEGDPEARSRALAKSWMISADMAHAVHPNYADRHESGHRPMIGGGPVIKINASQSYATEADTAALFASLCRRCDVPYQHFVARSDLGCGSTIGPITAARIGIRTVDVGSPMLSMHSCREMAGAADVEPMIRVLNAYFLPE; encoded by the coding sequence ATGGCCGAGATCGTCCGCGACCTCCTCTCCTTCCTCGACGCTTCGCCCACGCCATACCACGCGGTCGCCGAAACGCTGCGCAGGCTCGAGAACGCTGGGTACCGGCGCGTACGCGAGCAGGACGCCTGGGACGTGGAAGCGGGCGATCGCTGCTACGTCACGCGCGGCGGCAGCATCATCGCTTTCGAGATCGGCCATGCCGAGCTGTGCGATGCGGGCTTTCGCATCATCGGCTCGCACACCGACTCGCCCAACCTGCGGCTGAAGCCGCGCCCGGACGTGCGCTCGCACGGCTACCGCCAGCTGGCCGTGGAGCCCTATGGCGGGGTGCTGCTGCACACGTGGCTGGATCGCGATCTGGGCCTGGCCGGACGCGTAAGCCTGGCCGCGGGCGACGAGCCGCGCTCGGTGCTCGTGGACATGCGCCGGCCCATCGCGCGCGTGCCGAGCCTTGCCATCCATCTTTCGCGCGAGTTGCACAGCGACGGGCTCAAGCTCAATGCGCAGACCCATCTTCCCCCGGTGCTGGGCCTGGAGACCTGCACCGAGCTGGGAGCGCTGCTGGCGGAGGAGCTGGAGGCGCAGGGCGAGGAAGCGGTCGATGCGGAGGACGTGCTCGGCTTCGATCTCATGTTCTACGACCTCCAGCCGGCGGCGATTGCCGGCGTCGGCGGCGACTTCATCCACTCCGCACGGCTGGACAACCTCGAATCGTGCCACGCCGGCCTCTCCGCCCTTCTGTCGGCAGCCGAGAGCGGCGAGTCACCGTTCACGCGCGTGCTCGTGCTCTACGATCACGAGGAAGTAGGCAGCCGCAGCGCGCACGGAGCCGCCGGCCCCTTTCTCCTCGACGTCCTCGATCGCATCACCATTCTGACGAGCGAGGGCGACCCCGAAGCGCGAAGCCGCGCACTGGCCAAGTCCTGGATGATCTCGGCCGACATGGCGCACGCCGTGCATCCCAACTACGCCGACCGCCACGAGAGCGGGCACCGGCCGATGATCGGCGGCGGACCGGTCATCAAGATCAATGCGAGCCAGTCGTACGCTACCGAGGCCGACACGGCGGCACTGTTCGCGTCGCTGTGCCGCCGCTGCGACGTGCCGTACCAGCACTTCGTTGCGCGCAGCGATCTCGGCTGCGGCTCCACCATCGGTCCGATCACCGCCGCGCGCATCGGCATCCGCACCGTCGACGTCGGCTCGCCCATGCTTTCGATGCACTCGTGCCGGGAGATGGCCGGCGCCGCCGACGTCGAGCCGATGATCCGTGTGCTGAACGCCTACTTCCTGCCCGAATAG